Genomic segment of Neofelis nebulosa isolate mNeoNeb1 chromosome 17, mNeoNeb1.pri, whole genome shotgun sequence:
TCCAGAGGCGGTGAGCGCTCGGGCAGCCGTGCCGCGATCATACTCGGCGCCCTACCCGACGGCAGCGGGCTCCGCGGGCCCGGAGGCCTGCTCCTCCGCGGAGCGGCGGGCCCGCGCGGGGCCCTTCCTGACGCCCAGCCCCCTGCACGCCGTGGCGCTGCGCAGCCCGCGGCCCTGCGTCCGGCCTCCTGCGGACTCGCCGGACGCCCCCGGCACGGGGCGGCCCCTGGACGGCTACATCTCGGCGCTCCTGCGCAGGCGCCGCCGCCGGGGGGCGGGCCAGCCCCGGACCAGTCCCGGGGGCGCGGACGGGGGCCCGCGGCGCCAGAACAGCGTGCGCCAGAGGCCGCCCGACGTGTCCCCGCCCCCCGGAGGCGCGCGGCCCGCGCCCGAGCCCCCAGTGGAGCGCGCGGGGGGCCGTCCCGCCAGCCCGGCGCCTTTGGGGCGCGCCTGGGCCTCGCCGTGGGAGTCGGAGACGGCGCCCGAGCCCGCCGCGCCGCCCGCCGCTCCCTCGCCCCCCGACAGCCCGGCCGAGGGTCGCCTGGTGAAGGCGCAGTACATCCCGGGCGCGCAGGCCGCCACCCGCGGCCTCCCCGGCCGCGCGGCGCGCCGCAAAGCGCCACCGCTGACCCGTGGCCGCAGCGTGGAGCAGTCCCCACCCCGGGAGCGTCCCCGGGCCGCCGGCCGCCGCGGACGCGTGACGGAGGCCTCGGGCCGCCGGGGCTCGCCCAGGGCTCGCAAGGCCGCGCGCTCCCAGTCTGAGACCAGCCTGCTGGGCCGCGCGGCCGCGGTGCCTCCGGGGCCCCCCAAGTACCCCACGGCCGAACGGGAAGAGCCCCGGCCGCCGAGGCCCCGTCGCGGCCCTGCGCCCACACTCGCGGCGCAGGCCGCGGGGTCCTGCCGCCGCTGGCGCTCCACGGCGGAGATCGACGCTGCGGACGGACGCCGCGGCCGTCCCCGAGCCCCGGCGGCCCGCGGCCCGGGGCCCGGCCCATCCCCGTCGGCTCCGCAGCGCCGTCTTCTCTATGGCTGCGCGGGCAGCGACTCTGAGTGctctgcggggcgcctggggccCCTTGGACGCCGGGGTCCcaccggcggcggcggcggcggcggctatGGGGAGAGTGAATCGAGCGCCAGCGAGGGGGAGTCGCCTGCCTTCAGCTCCGCATCCAGCGACTCAGA
This window contains:
- the DACT3 gene encoding dapper homolog 3, translating into MIRAFSFPVSPERGRLRGWLEGSLAGLCELHWLRERQEYRVQQALRLAQPGMGGAEAEDEEDADEDEDAAAARRAAAALEEQLEALPGLIWDLGQQLGDLSLESGGLEQESGRSSGFYEDPSSTGGPDSPPSTFCGDSGFSGSGSYGRLGPAEPRGIYASERPKSLGDASPSAPEAVSARAAVPRSYSAPYPTAAGSAGPEACSSAERRARAGPFLTPSPLHAVALRSPRPCVRPPADSPDAPGTGRPLDGYISALLRRRRRRGAGQPRTSPGGADGGPRRQNSVRQRPPDVSPPPGGARPAPEPPVERAGGRPASPAPLGRAWASPWESETAPEPAAPPAAPSPPDSPAEGRLVKAQYIPGAQAATRGLPGRAARRKAPPLTRGRSVEQSPPRERPRAAGRRGRVTEASGRRGSPRARKAARSQSETSLLGRAAAVPPGPPKYPTAEREEPRPPRPRRGPAPTLAAQAAGSCRRWRSTAEIDAADGRRGRPRAPAARGPGPGPSPSAPQRRLLYGCAGSDSECSAGRLGPLGRRGPTGGGGGGGYGESESSASEGESPAFSSASSDSDGSGGLVWPQQLVAATAASGAGGGAGGGAPAGPAKVFVKIKASHALKKKILRFRSGSLKVMTTV